One part of the Lepeophtheirus salmonis chromosome 14, UVic_Lsal_1.4, whole genome shotgun sequence genome encodes these proteins:
- the LOC121129205 gene encoding protein NipSnap — MNLQILKRFFRPGIRQLSLDSPYKGWISSKIDSRMAGHSSLLAPDPEIYELISVSVNPGDWDKYLSHSDRIFELIKKVDSSESEHLASWTSVIGGEHFNVLHLIKFRGGFHNVDESRLALKLSKEYQAELRSGLPFLKEQSNTIVKAFNFWPEPLNREGSNVYDVRSYIVKPGSMYDWANYWSKGMKCRMQVRPDIPYGGFFTQIGQLHTIHHLWCYKDLADRKSCRESTWNQPEWNSVVSNTVPLIKEMSTKILEPLPFSPTQ; from the exons ATGAATCTACAAATTCTAAAAAGATTCTTCCGTCCTGGAATTAGGCAATTATCCCTGGATAGTCCATACAAAGGATGGATTTCCTCaaag ATAGATTCCAGAATGGCAGGGCACTCCTCATTACTTGCTCCTGATCCTGAAATTTATGAATTGATCTCAGTCAGTGTTAATCCTGGGGACTGGGATAAATACTTATCCCATTCAG atcgtatttttgagttaataaaaaaagtggattCATCAGAGTCGGAACATTTAGCCAGTTGGACCTCTGTTATTGGGGGTGAACACTTCAATGTCTtgcatttaatcaaatttcgtGGAGGTTTTCATAACGTTGATGAGTCCAGATTGGCGTTAAAGTTGAGTAAAGAGTATCAAGCAGAATTAAGATCCGGGCTACCTTTTCTTAAAGAACAGAGCAATACCATTGTAAAAGCCTTTAACTTTTGGCCCGAGCCTTTGAATAGGGAAGGGTCCAATGTATATGATGTCCGCAGTTATATCGTCAAACCAG GAAGCATGTATGATTGGGCTAATTATTGGTCCAAGGGAATGAAATGCCGAATGCAAGTGCGACCGGACATTCCATATGGGGGTTTCTTTACACAAATAGGACAGTTACATACTATACATCACCTTTG GTGCTATAAGGATCTTGCAGATCGTAAATCCTGTAGAGAGTCCACTTGGAATCAACCAGAATggaatagtgttgtgtcaaatACTGTTCCATTGATAAAGGAAATGTCAACTAAAATACTGGAACCTCTGCCATTCTCACCTACTCAGTAA